A single Cnuibacter physcomitrellae DNA region contains:
- the hisG gene encoding ATP phosphoribosyltransferase gives MLKIAVPNKGSLSETAAGMLAEAGYSGRRDSRELVFTDARNDVEFFYLRPRDIATYVGSGALDVGITGRDLLLDSESSAQEVAELSFGDSTFRFARPSGAGIELADLSGLRVATSYPGLVGAFLAGHGITTTLVKLDGAVESAVRLGVADAVADVVSTGGTLRKAGLEIFGPVILESTAVLISNGTERPGADTLLRRLQGVLVAREYVLMDYDVHRDHLDAAIALTPGIESPTLSPLADPDWVAVRAMVPRADTNQVMDALYDAGARAILVSAIHAARI, from the coding sequence ATGCTCAAGATCGCCGTTCCCAACAAGGGCTCGCTGTCCGAGACCGCCGCCGGCATGCTCGCCGAGGCCGGCTACTCCGGCCGTCGCGACTCCCGCGAGCTCGTCTTCACCGACGCCCGTAACGACGTCGAGTTCTTCTACCTCCGTCCTCGCGACATCGCCACCTACGTCGGATCGGGGGCCCTCGACGTGGGCATCACCGGCCGTGACCTGCTTCTCGACTCCGAGTCGAGCGCGCAGGAGGTGGCCGAGCTGTCGTTCGGCGACTCGACCTTCCGCTTCGCCCGGCCCTCCGGCGCGGGCATCGAGCTCGCGGACCTCTCCGGCCTCCGGGTCGCCACCAGCTATCCCGGGCTCGTCGGGGCCTTCCTCGCCGGTCACGGCATCACGACGACGCTCGTCAAGCTCGACGGCGCCGTGGAGTCGGCCGTGCGGCTCGGGGTCGCGGATGCGGTCGCCGACGTCGTCTCCACCGGCGGCACCCTGCGCAAGGCCGGCCTCGAGATCTTCGGGCCCGTGATCCTCGAGTCGACCGCCGTCCTGATCTCGAACGGCACCGAGCGCCCGGGCGCCGACACCCTCCTGCGCCGTCTCCAGGGCGTCCTGGTCGCGCGGGAGTACGTCCTGATGGACTACGACGTGCACCGCGACCACCTCGACGCCGCCATCGCGCTCACCCCCGGCATCGAGTCGCCGACGCTCTCCCCGCTCGCCGACCCCGACTGGGTCGCCGTGCGGGCGATGGTCCCGCGCGCCGACACCAACCAGGTGATGGACGCCCTGTACGACGCCGGCGCCCGCGCCATCCTGGTCAGCGCCATCCACGCGGCGAGGATCTGA
- a CDS encoding phosphoribosyl-ATP diphosphatase: MKTFDELFLELTDKAVTRPEGSGTVRELDAGVHAIGKKIVEEAAEVWMAAEYQSDEETAEEISQLLYHLQVLMLAKGLSTEDVYRHL; this comes from the coding sequence GTGAAGACTTTCGACGAGCTGTTCCTCGAGCTCACCGACAAGGCGGTGACGCGCCCCGAGGGCTCGGGCACGGTCCGCGAGCTCGACGCCGGCGTGCACGCCATCGGCAAGAAGATCGTCGAAGAGGCCGCCGAGGTGTGGATGGCCGCCGAGTACCAGTCCGACGAGGAGACCGCTGAGGAGATCTCCCAGCTGCTCTACCACCTGCAGGTGCTCATGCTCGCGAAGGGCTTGTCCACGGAGGACGTGTACCGACATCTGTGA
- a CDS encoding Trp biosynthesis-associated membrane protein produces MTDSDATAPGAAAEDDPTRSSGRRIKLLTILAVLVASALGFLAWSQTWSTLELSGSESIAASITVPGSVAAPALSALSLAGIALAGALAIAGPVVRLVLGVLELVLGASVLWSSVAAAADPVAAGASSVTTTTGVAGSSSVRALIAGYEVTVWPAAAIVSGALMLVAGLLVIITVRRWPASGRRYQAVVFEDASGARSTDPGDFFDEGSTAPAPKATRRERSDAAVDDWDDLTRGDDPTR; encoded by the coding sequence ATGACCGACTCCGACGCGACGGCGCCCGGGGCGGCGGCCGAGGACGACCCGACACGCAGCTCCGGACGGCGGATCAAGCTGCTCACCATCCTCGCCGTCCTCGTGGCGAGCGCCCTCGGCTTCCTCGCCTGGTCGCAGACCTGGTCGACGCTCGAGCTGAGCGGCAGCGAGTCGATCGCCGCCTCGATCACCGTGCCGGGGTCGGTCGCCGCGCCCGCGCTGTCCGCGCTGTCGCTGGCGGGCATCGCGCTGGCCGGCGCGCTGGCGATCGCGGGCCCCGTGGTGCGCCTCGTGCTCGGCGTCCTGGAGCTCGTGCTCGGTGCGAGCGTGCTGTGGTCCTCGGTCGCCGCGGCCGCCGACCCCGTCGCGGCCGGCGCGTCCAGCGTCACCACGACGACCGGAGTCGCCGGATCCAGCTCCGTCCGGGCTCTCATCGCCGGCTACGAGGTCACCGTCTGGCCCGCCGCCGCCATCGTCTCCGGGGCCCTCATGCTCGTGGCCGGCCTCCTCGTCATCATCACCGTGCGGCGCTGGCCCGCATCCGGTAGGAGGTATCAGGCCGTCGTCTTCGAGGATGCGAGCGGCGCGAGGAGCACCGACCCGGGCGACTTCTTCGACGAGGGGTCCACCGCTCCCGCGCCGAAGGCGACCCGACGCGAGCGTTCGGATGCGGCGGTCGACGACTGGGACGACCTCACCCGCGGCGACGACCCCACACGCTGA
- a CDS encoding anthranilate synthase component I, which translates to MSSTTTREEFDALRPEHRLIPVIRELFADGETPVGLYRKVADGRPGTFLLESAGQGGVWSRFSFVGASSFGILTEDDGAARWIDLGLSQARAFPSGMPEGPLSALSALYSQWSTPDLEGHPPLTGGLVGFIGWEAVRQLEHLPDAPPADFALPSQGLAFVSELVVVDHQRGTVQLIAAVLNDDPDVDGWDDAQARLDRLQAAVAQPAEARLDEVDMTVVREPERRTRREDFLTAVDEAKEYIRDGDIFQVVISQRFDLECTASPLDVYRVLRTLNPSPYLYLLTMIDASGAGYDIVGSSPEALVKVQSGRAHTHPIAGSRPRGRTVQDDVDLEHELLGDEKEKAEHLMLVDLARNDLLKVCRADSVEVTEFMRVERFSHIMHIVSSVEGELRDGVDAIDVFRATFPAGTLSGAPKPRALEIIDQLEPAQRGLYGGVVGYFGFGGDADLAIAIRTATIRDGVAHVQAGGGLVADSVPQLEFEESQNKAAAPLRAVAVANAMTRVAG; encoded by the coding sequence GTGAGCTCCACCACGACACGCGAGGAGTTCGACGCCCTCCGGCCCGAGCACCGGCTGATCCCGGTCATCCGGGAGCTCTTCGCCGACGGCGAGACCCCGGTGGGCCTCTACCGGAAGGTCGCCGACGGCCGACCGGGCACGTTCCTCCTCGAGTCGGCCGGACAGGGCGGCGTCTGGTCGCGCTTCTCCTTCGTCGGCGCGTCGAGCTTCGGCATCCTCACTGAGGACGACGGCGCCGCGCGCTGGATCGACCTGGGTCTCAGCCAGGCCAGGGCGTTCCCGTCGGGCATGCCCGAGGGACCCCTCTCGGCCCTCTCGGCCCTGTACTCGCAGTGGAGCACGCCCGACCTGGAGGGGCACCCTCCGCTGACGGGAGGCCTCGTCGGCTTCATCGGCTGGGAGGCCGTGCGCCAGCTCGAGCACCTCCCGGACGCTCCGCCCGCCGACTTCGCGCTGCCCAGCCAGGGCCTCGCCTTCGTGTCCGAGCTCGTCGTCGTCGACCACCAGCGCGGCACCGTGCAGCTCATCGCCGCCGTCCTGAACGACGACCCGGATGTCGACGGCTGGGACGACGCGCAGGCCCGGCTCGACCGCCTGCAGGCGGCCGTCGCGCAGCCCGCCGAGGCCCGCCTCGACGAGGTCGACATGACCGTGGTGAGAGAGCCCGAGCGCCGCACCAGGCGGGAGGACTTCCTCACGGCCGTCGACGAGGCGAAGGAGTACATCCGCGACGGCGACATCTTCCAGGTGGTGATCTCGCAGCGGTTCGACCTCGAGTGTACGGCCAGCCCGCTCGACGTCTACCGGGTGCTCCGCACGCTCAACCCGAGCCCGTACCTCTACCTGCTCACGATGATCGACGCCTCGGGCGCCGGCTACGACATCGTCGGATCGAGCCCCGAGGCCCTGGTGAAGGTGCAGTCGGGCCGCGCCCACACGCATCCGATCGCCGGATCACGCCCTCGCGGCCGCACCGTCCAGGACGACGTCGACCTCGAGCACGAGCTGCTCGGTGACGAGAAGGAGAAGGCCGAGCACCTGATGCTGGTCGACCTCGCCCGGAACGACCTGCTCAAGGTGTGCCGCGCCGACAGCGTCGAGGTCACCGAGTTCATGAGGGTCGAGCGGTTCAGCCACATCATGCACATCGTCTCGAGCGTCGAGGGCGAGCTCCGCGACGGCGTCGACGCGATCGACGTCTTCCGGGCCACCTTCCCGGCGGGCACCCTCTCGGGCGCGCCGAAGCCGCGTGCGCTCGAGATCATCGACCAGCTCGAGCCCGCCCAGCGCGGCCTCTACGGCGGCGTCGTCGGCTACTTCGGCTTCGGCGGCGACGCCGACCTCGCGATCGCGATCCGCACCGCGACCATCCGCGACGGGGTCGCGCACGTGCAGGCGGGCGGCGGTCTCGTCGCCGACTCCGTGCCGCAGCTCGAGTTCGAGGAGTCGCAGAACAAGGCGGCCGCACCGCTGCGCGCGGTGGCCGTCGCGAACGCGATGACCCGGGTGGCCGGATGA
- the rpe gene encoding ribulose-phosphate 3-epimerase — translation MTLRINPSILASDFANLEAELGRIANADMAHVDVMDNHFVPNLTLGLPIVARLQEVSPIPLDVHLMIDDPDRWAPSYAETGAASVTFHAEAAADPRALARALRDRGARAGMAIKPGTAAEPFYELLPELDMLLVMTVEPGFGGQSFIESTMPKLRALRDEVGRRDLDIWLQVDGGINDDTIGIAAEAGADVFVAGSSVFGAEVAAEQVERLRTLAGEHSHS, via the coding sequence GTGACGCTCCGCATCAACCCCAGCATCCTGGCCTCCGACTTCGCGAACCTCGAGGCGGAACTGGGTCGCATCGCCAACGCCGACATGGCCCACGTCGACGTCATGGACAACCACTTCGTGCCCAACCTCACGCTGGGACTGCCCATCGTGGCCCGGCTGCAGGAGGTGAGCCCGATCCCGCTCGACGTGCACCTCATGATCGACGATCCGGACCGGTGGGCGCCCTCCTACGCCGAGACCGGGGCCGCGTCGGTCACCTTCCACGCCGAGGCCGCAGCCGACCCCCGTGCCCTCGCCAGGGCGCTGCGCGACCGAGGCGCCCGCGCGGGCATGGCGATCAAGCCCGGCACCGCGGCCGAGCCGTTCTACGAGCTCCTGCCCGAGCTCGACATGCTCCTCGTGATGACGGTGGAGCCGGGCTTCGGCGGTCAGAGCTTCATCGAGTCGACGATGCCCAAGCTCCGCGCCCTGCGCGACGAGGTGGGCCGCCGTGACCTCGACATCTGGCTGCAGGTCGATGGCGGGATCAACGACGACACCATCGGGATCGCCGCCGAGGCGGGCGCCGACGTCTTCGTGGCCGGGTCGAGCGTGTTCGGCGCCGAGGTGGCGGCAGAGCAGGTCGAGCGGCTCCGCACCCTGGCCGGAGAGCACTCGCACTCCTAG
- the hisF gene encoding imidazole glycerol phosphate synthase subunit HisF has product MSLAVRVIPCLDVAGGRVVKGVNFENLRDAGDPVELAALYGEQGADEITFLDVTATVDERATMYDVVSKTAEQVFIPLTVGGGVRSNDDVARLLASGADKVGVNSAAIARPGLIDEIADRFGAQVLVLSLDVKRSERTPSGFVVTTHGGRRETDLDALAWAREAIERGTGELLVNSIDADGTKDGFDLELVRAMRELSSVPVIASGGAGTARHFAEAVAAGADAVLAASVFHLKEMTVAEVKDELRKDGVTVR; this is encoded by the coding sequence ATGTCGCTCGCCGTCCGCGTCATCCCGTGCCTCGACGTCGCCGGCGGCCGTGTCGTCAAGGGCGTCAACTTCGAGAACCTCCGCGATGCCGGAGACCCCGTCGAGCTGGCGGCCCTGTACGGCGAGCAGGGCGCCGACGAGATCACGTTCCTCGACGTCACGGCGACCGTCGACGAGCGGGCCACGATGTACGACGTCGTGAGCAAGACGGCGGAGCAGGTCTTCATCCCGCTCACCGTCGGCGGCGGCGTGCGGAGCAACGACGACGTCGCGAGGCTGCTCGCCAGCGGCGCCGACAAGGTGGGGGTCAACAGCGCCGCCATCGCGCGCCCGGGCCTCATCGACGAGATCGCCGACCGCTTCGGCGCGCAGGTGCTGGTGCTCTCGCTCGACGTGAAGCGGTCCGAGCGCACTCCGTCCGGCTTCGTGGTGACCACCCACGGCGGCCGCCGCGAGACAGACCTCGACGCCCTCGCCTGGGCGCGTGAGGCGATCGAGCGCGGCACCGGCGAGCTCCTGGTCAACTCGATCGACGCCGACGGCACGAAGGACGGGTTCGACCTGGAGCTGGTCCGGGCGATGCGCGAGCTCAGCTCCGTCCCGGTGATCGCCTCGGGCGGTGCCGGCACCGCGCGGCACTTCGCCGAGGCCGTCGCGGCAGGGGCGGATGCGGTGCTCGCCGCCTCGGTGTTCCATCTCAAGGAGATGACCGTGGCCGAGGTGAAGGACGAGCTGAGGAAGGACGGGGTGACCGTACGATGA
- a CDS encoding DUF6704 family protein: MSAEIEEPGHGNSPAAWTAVVVMLVGFAVGTVAFFFAIVWLVWAAVAIVVVGALLGWILSKAGFGVGGARVAQKGH; this comes from the coding sequence ATGAGCGCAGAGATCGAAGAACCCGGCCACGGCAACTCTCCCGCCGCCTGGACCGCCGTCGTCGTGATGCTCGTCGGCTTCGCCGTCGGCACCGTCGCCTTCTTCTTCGCGATCGTCTGGCTCGTCTGGGCCGCGGTCGCGATCGTCGTGGTCGGCGCGCTGCTCGGCTGGATCCTCTCCAAGGCCGGCTTCGGCGTCGGCGGCGCGCGGGTCGCGCAGAAGGGCCACTGA
- a CDS encoding RsmB/NOP family class I SAM-dependent RNA methyltransferase, with translation MSPRERPRSRRTPPLPVRVQPARRIALDVLRAVRVDDAYANLLLPQRIREAGLSGPDAGLATELTYGTLRMRGYYDRVIALAADRPTSEIDPAVLDVLELGCHQLLTLRTATHAAVNESVELAREVASRSATGFVNGVLRGISRRDAEEWRRLVLDDATDHDDRLAAEFSHPEWVVRAFRRALAADATGRDDESIESELRELLAADNLPPRVTLVALPGLSDVHDLPGATPTGVSPIAALAAAGDPAASPAVAAGTARVQDEGSQLAALTLSRARPVEAGERWLDLCAGPGGKTALLGAEAELGGAVLVANEPVHARAGLVRHAVAALPARPEVLELDGTVLGEREPASFDRILVDAPCSGLGALRRRPEARWRKQPGDLAELASLQERLLDSAITALKPGGLLAYVTCSPHVAETRAQVRGLLRRWSDGIEQLDAQEVVERVTGGSIELGARSPSVQLWPHRNATDAMFITLFRRL, from the coding sequence ATGAGCCCCCGAGAGCGCCCCCGCAGCCGTCGCACGCCTCCGTTGCCGGTGCGCGTGCAGCCCGCGCGCCGCATCGCCCTCGACGTCCTGCGGGCCGTCCGCGTCGACGACGCGTACGCGAACCTGCTGCTGCCGCAGCGCATCCGCGAGGCGGGGCTGTCCGGCCCGGATGCCGGTCTCGCCACCGAGCTGACGTACGGCACGCTCCGGATGCGCGGCTACTACGACCGCGTCATCGCCCTGGCCGCCGACCGGCCGACCTCGGAGATCGACCCCGCCGTGCTCGACGTGCTCGAGCTGGGCTGCCACCAGCTCCTCACGCTCCGGACCGCCACGCACGCGGCGGTCAACGAATCGGTCGAGCTCGCGCGCGAGGTCGCGTCGCGCTCGGCGACCGGCTTCGTCAACGGGGTGCTGCGCGGGATCTCCCGCCGCGACGCCGAGGAGTGGCGTCGGCTCGTGCTCGACGACGCGACCGACCACGACGATCGCCTCGCCGCGGAGTTCTCGCACCCGGAGTGGGTCGTCCGGGCCTTCCGACGGGCTCTCGCCGCCGACGCCACGGGGCGCGACGACGAGTCGATCGAGTCGGAGCTGCGCGAGCTGCTCGCCGCCGACAACCTGCCTCCCCGGGTGACCCTCGTGGCGCTGCCCGGCCTGTCGGACGTCCACGATCTCCCGGGCGCCACGCCCACGGGGGTCTCGCCGATCGCCGCGCTGGCCGCGGCCGGCGATCCCGCCGCCTCGCCCGCCGTCGCCGCCGGCACGGCGCGCGTCCAGGACGAGGGCTCGCAGCTCGCGGCCCTCACTCTGAGCCGGGCGCGCCCGGTCGAGGCGGGCGAGCGATGGCTCGACCTGTGCGCGGGGCCGGGCGGCAAGACCGCGCTCCTGGGCGCCGAGGCCGAGCTCGGCGGCGCCGTCCTCGTGGCCAACGAGCCTGTGCACGCTCGAGCGGGTCTGGTGCGACACGCCGTCGCCGCGCTGCCGGCGAGGCCCGAGGTGCTGGAGCTCGACGGCACCGTCCTCGGCGAGCGGGAGCCCGCGTCGTTCGACCGGATCCTCGTCGACGCCCCGTGCAGCGGACTGGGCGCCCTCCGTCGCCGGCCCGAGGCCCGTTGGCGCAAGCAGCCCGGCGACCTCGCCGAGCTGGCCTCCCTGCAGGAGAGGCTGCTCGACTCGGCGATCACGGCGCTGAAGCCCGGGGGCCTGCTGGCCTACGTCACCTGCTCGCCCCACGTCGCCGAGACCCGCGCCCAGGTGCGCGGGCTCCTGCGCCGCTGGAGCGACGGGATCGAGCAGCTGGATGCGCAGGAGGTCGTGGAGCGCGTCACCGGAGGGTCGATCGAGCTCGGCGCCCGGTCGCCGTCGGTGCAGCTCTGGCCCCACCGCAACGCGACCGACGCGATGTTCATCACGCTGTTCCGCCGCCTCTGA
- a CDS encoding primosomal protein N', with translation MIESPLPQLDRLFDYLVPESMRAQARPGVRVKVPLRSAGRSARGYIIETAPVSDFEGSLSELEEVISPLPVLTPDVWRLARRLADRAAGSACDIVRLAVPPRFVRVEKAHVAARAAAVDPAAASDGVPPRAQVPADPPAGSEERTFTGYSLADTRALLEPGARAALEAKPTVVQLEATSTGGPQDPSAPGEPRSEEVTVPHWALTAAEAAAAVHAGGESVIVAVPDYRDQLVLENALDWLGLAESVVRLDARQARAERYAAFLTALDGGPRIVVGNRSSVYAPVSDLGLIVVVDDSDPLQAEPLAPYVHARDAALVRQEQSGSRLLFVSVSRSTEVERLVELGFLRQVGPTPRYLPRVVPTAELGDADAPTNAARIPTAAWRTAKEALAEGPVLIQVARPGYAPVLACATCSTPASCAVCAGPLRITRAGEPAACTLCGALAVRWSCPVCQGTTMRFGAVGSARTADELGRAFPGVRVIVADGEHQHTEVGGKPAIVVATRGAEPVAAGGYAAVLLLDGPRMLARESLRVAEDCLRWWSNAIALARPGAPTVLVGVGGPLARSLVTWQQPGFARQELTDRRALRFPPAVRLATVTGAPDAVGATLADLRGLLDPAESPKVDVLGPVPLGDGVERAVIRFDYAVGAAVARHLRALVIKNATRRRRRTGGSFSPPPTLKVRLDDSEIME, from the coding sequence ATGATCGAGTCACCGCTCCCGCAGCTCGACCGTCTCTTCGACTATCTCGTCCCCGAGTCGATGCGCGCCCAGGCGCGACCGGGTGTGCGCGTCAAGGTGCCGCTGCGGTCCGCCGGCCGGAGCGCTCGAGGCTACATCATCGAGACGGCCCCGGTCAGCGACTTCGAGGGCTCGTTGAGCGAGCTCGAGGAGGTCATCTCGCCGCTGCCCGTGCTCACGCCCGACGTGTGGCGACTCGCCCGGCGTCTGGCCGATCGGGCGGCGGGGAGCGCCTGCGACATCGTGCGCCTCGCGGTGCCTCCGCGGTTCGTGCGGGTGGAGAAGGCCCACGTCGCCGCGCGAGCCGCCGCCGTCGACCCGGCCGCGGCGTCCGACGGGGTCCCGCCGCGCGCGCAAGTCCCGGCGGATCCGCCGGCGGGGTCCGAGGAGCGGACGTTCACCGGATACTCCCTCGCCGACACCCGAGCCCTTCTGGAGCCGGGGGCCCGAGCCGCGCTCGAGGCCAAGCCGACCGTCGTCCAGCTCGAGGCGACGTCGACGGGCGGTCCGCAGGACCCGTCGGCGCCGGGGGAGCCCCGGTCCGAAGAGGTGACGGTCCCGCACTGGGCGCTGACAGCGGCGGAGGCGGCCGCCGCCGTCCACGCCGGCGGGGAGTCGGTGATCGTGGCGGTGCCCGACTACCGAGACCAGCTCGTCCTCGAGAACGCTCTCGACTGGCTCGGCCTCGCGGAGTCGGTCGTCCGGCTCGATGCGAGGCAGGCGCGGGCGGAGCGCTATGCGGCCTTCCTCACGGCCCTCGACGGCGGCCCGCGCATCGTGGTCGGCAACCGATCGAGCGTCTACGCACCGGTGAGCGACCTCGGCCTCATCGTCGTCGTCGACGACTCCGACCCCCTCCAGGCCGAGCCGTTGGCACCCTACGTCCACGCGAGGGACGCAGCTCTGGTGCGTCAGGAGCAGTCGGGGTCGCGGCTGCTCTTCGTCTCGGTCAGCAGGAGCACCGAGGTGGAGCGTCTCGTCGAGCTCGGGTTCCTGAGACAGGTGGGACCGACGCCCCGGTACCTGCCGCGCGTGGTGCCCACGGCCGAGCTCGGCGACGCCGACGCTCCCACGAACGCCGCACGCATCCCGACCGCGGCGTGGCGGACGGCGAAGGAGGCCCTGGCCGAGGGGCCCGTGCTCATCCAGGTCGCGCGCCCCGGGTACGCGCCCGTCCTCGCCTGCGCCACCTGCTCCACGCCCGCCTCCTGCGCCGTCTGCGCCGGTCCGCTGCGGATCACGCGAGCGGGTGAGCCCGCGGCCTGCACGCTCTGCGGAGCCCTGGCGGTGCGCTGGTCGTGCCCGGTGTGCCAGGGCACGACGATGCGCTTCGGCGCCGTCGGCAGCGCCCGCACGGCCGACGAGCTAGGCCGCGCCTTCCCCGGTGTGCGCGTCATCGTGGCCGACGGAGAGCATCAGCACACCGAGGTCGGCGGCAAGCCCGCGATCGTCGTGGCCACGCGCGGAGCGGAGCCCGTGGCCGCGGGCGGCTATGCCGCGGTCCTCCTCCTCGACGGGCCGCGGATGCTCGCCAGGGAGTCCCTGCGCGTCGCCGAGGACTGCCTCCGCTGGTGGTCGAACGCCATCGCCCTGGCCCGCCCAGGCGCTCCGACGGTGCTCGTGGGCGTGGGCGGTCCGCTCGCCAGGAGCCTCGTCACCTGGCAGCAGCCCGGGTTCGCACGGCAGGAGCTGACCGATCGCCGGGCGCTCCGCTTCCCGCCGGCCGTGCGCCTGGCGACCGTGACGGGCGCTCCCGACGCCGTCGGCGCGACGCTCGCCGACCTCAGGGGTCTCCTCGACCCCGCCGAGTCGCCGAAGGTCGACGTGCTCGGTCCGGTGCCTCTCGGAGACGGCGTGGAGCGAGCCGTCATACGATTCGACTATGCCGTCGGCGCCGCCGTCGCTCGGCATCTCAGGGCGCTCGTCATCAAGAACGCCACCAGGCGGCGCCGCCGCACCGGGGGATCGTTCTCCCCGCCGCCGACGCTCAAGGTCAGACTCGACGATTCGGAGATCATGGAATGA
- the hisI gene encoding phosphoribosyl-AMP cyclohydrolase: protein MTGIQTDEVLARATFGADGLLPAVIQQHDTGEVLMLGYMDAEALRRTLTEGRTTFWSRSRQEYWRKGDTSGHVQYVKSAAFDCDADTLLVQVDQIGPACHTGARRCFDVDPLEVVVGGAGEPS from the coding sequence ATGACCGGGATCCAGACCGACGAGGTGCTCGCACGAGCGACGTTCGGCGCCGACGGGCTCCTGCCCGCGGTCATCCAGCAGCACGACACCGGCGAGGTGCTGATGCTCGGGTACATGGACGCCGAGGCGCTGCGCCGCACGCTGACCGAGGGGCGCACCACGTTCTGGTCGCGCTCCCGTCAGGAGTACTGGCGGAAGGGCGACACCTCGGGCCACGTGCAGTACGTGAAGTCGGCCGCGTTCGACTGCGACGCCGACACGCTCCTGGTGCAGGTCGACCAGATCGGCCCGGCGTGCCACACCGGCGCTCGTCGCTGCTTCGACGTCGACCCGCTGGAGGTCGTCGTCGGCGGTGCGGGGGAGCCCTCGTGA
- the fmt gene encoding methionyl-tRNA formyltransferase, which yields MRLVFAGTPAVAVPSLELLAAAHEVAAVITREDAPVGRKRVLTPSPVAEAALSMGLPVLKANRLDDAVTGRIAALRPELGVIVAYGGLIREPLLSTPEHGWINLHFSDLPRWRGAAPVQWTLIAGDREAGASVFQLVAELDAGPVFATLRTPVAAHETAGTLLDRLAVSGGALLDDVVAAIAAGSAVARPQEGEGTYAPKLGLEDGRLDLTQPAETVYSRFRGVTPEPGAHLDLEGTRLKVLDCAPLREHPALPVGTVRADGKRILAGTADDPLELLEVQPAGKRPMRAADWWRGVSAETLEVVR from the coding sequence ATGAGACTGGTGTTCGCTGGTACGCCGGCGGTCGCAGTGCCCAGCCTCGAGCTGCTCGCCGCCGCGCACGAGGTCGCGGCGGTGATCACCAGGGAGGATGCTCCGGTCGGCCGGAAGCGCGTGCTCACGCCGTCGCCGGTGGCCGAGGCCGCTCTCAGCATGGGGCTCCCCGTCCTGAAGGCCAACCGACTCGACGACGCGGTCACCGGCAGGATCGCGGCGCTCCGGCCCGAGCTCGGCGTCATCGTCGCCTACGGCGGTCTGATCCGCGAACCGCTGCTCAGCACGCCCGAGCACGGGTGGATCAACCTCCACTTCTCCGACCTGCCGAGGTGGCGGGGAGCGGCCCCGGTGCAGTGGACCCTGATCGCAGGCGACCGCGAGGCCGGTGCGAGCGTCTTCCAGCTCGTCGCCGAGCTGGACGCCGGGCCGGTGTTCGCCACGCTGCGGACCCCGGTCGCCGCGCACGAGACGGCGGGCACGCTGCTCGACCGCCTCGCGGTGAGCGGCGGCGCCCTGCTCGACGACGTGGTCGCGGCGATCGCGGCCGGCTCGGCCGTCGCCCGCCCGCAGGAGGGCGAGGGCACCTACGCCCCGAAGCTCGGGCTGGAGGACGGTCGGCTCGACCTCACGCAGCCCGCCGAGACCGTCTACTCCCGGTTCCGCGGCGTGACTCCGGAGCCGGGCGCCCATCTCGACCTGGAGGGCACGCGCCTCAAGGTGCTCGACTGCGCCCCGCTCCGCGAGCATCCGGCCCTTCCCGTCGGCACGGTCCGCGCCGACGGCAAGCGGATCCTCGCCGGTACCGCCGACGACCCGCTGGAGCTCCTCGAGGTGCAGCCGGCGGGCAAGCGCCCGATGCGCGCGGCCGACTGGTGGCGCGGGGTCTCCGCCGAGACCCTCGAGGTGGTGCGATGA